The following proteins are encoded in a genomic region of Alistipes shahii WAL 8301:
- a CDS encoding RNA polymerase sigma factor, with translation MEIADYIVAEDRELVDRVLKGDNDAFEYLFNRYRDAIHRLFVQRLGGVNDADDLLQETFIKVYINLHRYSADYTFGQWVYTIARNTFIDFVRRRQDDLPIDERFAAPASNAPTPEESVINLQQRSQIEHYLEHLAPRYRQLILMRFFEEYSYEEIAAKLSLPLGTVKTQIHRAREQMCRLIAQGDER, from the coding sequence CTCAAGGGGGACAACGACGCCTTCGAGTACCTTTTCAACCGCTACCGCGACGCCATCCACCGGTTGTTCGTGCAGCGGCTCGGCGGTGTGAACGATGCCGACGACCTGTTGCAGGAGACCTTTATCAAAGTCTACATCAACCTCCACCGGTACAGTGCGGACTACACCTTCGGGCAGTGGGTCTACACCATTGCGCGCAACACGTTCATCGACTTCGTGCGCCGCCGCCAGGACGACCTGCCGATCGACGAGCGTTTCGCCGCCCCGGCGTCGAACGCCCCGACTCCCGAGGAGAGCGTCATCAACCTCCAGCAGCGGTCGCAGATCGAGCACTATCTCGAACACCTCGCGCCCCGTTACCGGCAGCTGATCCTGATGCGCTTTTTCGAGGAGTACTCCTACGAGGAGATCGCGGCGAAGCTCTCGCTGCCGCTCGGGACCGTGAAAACCCAGATACACCGCGCCCGCGAACAGATGTGCCGGCTCATCGCCCAGGGCGACGAGCGATGA
- the rsmG gene encoding 16S rRNA (guanine(527)-N(7))-methyltransferase RsmG, with protein sequence MELIIKYFPDLTGRQKEQFAALYDLYADWNAKINVVSRKDFDQLYLRHVLHSLAIAKVCTFGDGARILDVGCGGGFPSVPLAILFPEACFTAADSIRKKITVVEGVAAGLGLTNLTPRCVRVETLTERFDYVVSRAVTAMPEFVGWIWNRLEKGQKGSLPNGILYLKGGDLAEELALTGKRWHIYDIPRFFGEEFFETKKVVYTPR encoded by the coding sequence TTGGAGCTGATAATTAAATATTTCCCGGACTTGACCGGGCGTCAGAAGGAGCAGTTCGCGGCGTTGTACGACCTCTATGCCGACTGGAACGCGAAGATCAACGTCGTTTCGCGCAAGGATTTCGACCAGCTCTACCTGCGTCACGTGCTGCATTCGCTGGCCATCGCCAAGGTCTGCACGTTCGGCGACGGAGCGCGGATTCTCGACGTGGGGTGCGGCGGCGGATTCCCTTCGGTGCCGCTGGCGATCCTCTTTCCGGAGGCCTGTTTCACGGCTGCGGACTCCATCCGCAAGAAGATAACCGTGGTCGAAGGGGTTGCGGCGGGCCTCGGGCTTACGAACCTCACGCCCCGCTGCGTGCGGGTCGAGACCCTGACGGAGCGATTCGACTACGTCGTTTCGCGCGCCGTGACGGCCATGCCCGAATTTGTCGGCTGGATCTGGAACCGGCTCGAAAAGGGACAGAAAGGGTCGCTGCCCAACGGCATTCTCTACCTCAAGGGCGGCGACCTGGCTGAAGAACTGGCCCTAACCGGCAAACGGTGGCATATCTATGACATTCCGCGCTTCTTCGGCGAGGAGTTCTTCGAAACCAAGAAGGTGGTCTATACCCCGAGGTAG
- a CDS encoding thioredoxin family protein, protein MKKLLFLLMFALGTGAAQAQVKFETKSTDAVREMAIKQGKLVFIDLYASWCPPCRMMERQVFSRKDVGEFMDQRFVAAKYDTDKTTGRELMKRYGRDAIPLYLVFDTRGELLGRIQGAADAETFMDNLRTIIARQKPHKQQP, encoded by the coding sequence ATGAAAAAGCTACTTTTTTTGCTGATGTTCGCACTCGGAACGGGCGCGGCGCAGGCGCAGGTGAAGTTCGAGACCAAATCGACGGACGCCGTGCGCGAAATGGCGATCAAGCAGGGCAAGCTGGTCTTCATCGACCTCTATGCCAGCTGGTGTCCCCCGTGCCGGATGATGGAGAGGCAGGTCTTTTCGCGCAAGGACGTCGGGGAGTTCATGGACCAGCGGTTCGTGGCGGCCAAATACGACACGGACAAGACCACGGGCCGCGAACTGATGAAGAGATACGGCCGCGACGCCATTCCGCTCTACCTCGTGTTCGACACCCGGGGCGAACTGCTGGGACGCATCCAGGGCGCGGCCGACGCCGAGACCTTCATGGACAACCTCCGCACGATCATCGCCCGGCAGAAGCCGCACAAGCAGCAGCCTTAA
- the rlmN gene encoding 23S rRNA (adenine(2503)-C(2))-methyltransferase RlmN, which produces MTHQESLYGKTPDQLAALCGELGMPRFAARQIARWLYVRHTEDPLRMTDIAAAHRQRLAEWFSPALSAPERVTESADGTKKYLFRTLEGHYVESAYIPDGERATLCVSSQAGCRMGCRFCATGRQGLQQSLTAAEILNQAVSLPERDKLTNLVFMGMGEPLDNTDEVLRALEIITAEWGFGWSPTRITLSTAGVVPELRRFLDATKVHLAVSLHNPFHEERMEIMPVERAWPIAEVAAILREYDFTHQRRVSFEYIVMSGLNDSPRHIRELTRLLNGIKCRINLIRFHRIPDSPYFSPGDEAMVRFRDALTARGIQTTIRASRGEDIQAACGLLSTRLKGGI; this is translated from the coding sequence ATGACACATCAGGAATCGTTATACGGCAAAACGCCCGACCAGCTCGCAGCCCTTTGCGGCGAGCTGGGAATGCCGCGCTTCGCCGCGCGGCAGATCGCCCGCTGGCTCTACGTCCGCCACACGGAAGACCCGCTGCGGATGACCGACATCGCCGCCGCGCACCGCCAGCGGCTCGCCGAATGGTTCTCGCCGGCGTTGAGCGCCCCGGAGCGCGTCACCGAGTCGGCCGACGGCACGAAGAAATACCTGTTCCGCACGCTCGAAGGGCATTACGTCGAGTCGGCCTACATCCCCGACGGGGAGCGGGCCACGCTCTGCGTCTCGTCGCAGGCCGGATGCCGCATGGGCTGCCGCTTCTGCGCCACGGGGCGGCAGGGGCTTCAGCAGTCGCTCACGGCGGCCGAAATCCTCAACCAGGCGGTTTCGCTGCCCGAGCGCGACAAACTCACGAACCTCGTGTTCATGGGCATGGGCGAACCGCTCGACAACACGGACGAGGTGCTGCGGGCGCTCGAGATAATCACCGCCGAGTGGGGTTTCGGCTGGTCGCCGACACGCATCACGCTCTCCACGGCGGGCGTCGTGCCCGAATTGCGGCGTTTTCTCGACGCGACGAAGGTTCACCTGGCCGTCAGCCTCCACAACCCCTTCCACGAAGAGCGTATGGAGATCATGCCCGTCGAACGGGCGTGGCCGATCGCCGAAGTCGCCGCGATCCTGCGCGAATACGACTTCACCCACCAGCGGCGGGTGTCGTTCGAATACATCGTGATGAGCGGGCTGAACGACTCCCCGCGCCACATCCGCGAACTGACGCGCCTGCTGAACGGCATCAAATGCCGCATCAACCTGATCCGCTTCCACCGGATTCCCGACTCGCCCTACTTCTCGCCCGGCGACGAGGCGATGGTCCGCTTCCGCGACGCGCTGACCGCCCGCGGCATTCAGACCACGATCCGCGCCTCGCGGGGCGAGGACATCCAGGCCGCATGCGGGTTATTGAGCACCCGCCTAAAAGGCGGGATTTAG
- a CDS encoding energy transducer TonB, whose amino-acid sequence MEIKKSPKADLRNKRGLLLEIGLVISLCLVIGAFAYTPKERTIEKMDLQAAIVEEEIVEITRQDQKPPEPPKRVEVKVIADLLQVVTNDTKITTEVDFAEFDENTEVIQQVEVAEETIEDDQPFLIAETMPSFQGGDLNTFRNWVQQNVKFPQIALENGIQGRVVLSFVIEKDGRLTNIQVLQTPDRSLSEEAIRVLNKSPKWSPGKQRNQVVRVKYTLPVDFRVHN is encoded by the coding sequence ATGGAAATTAAGAAATCACCCAAAGCGGACCTCCGGAACAAGCGGGGTCTTTTGCTCGAAATCGGTCTGGTCATTTCGCTTTGCCTCGTGATCGGGGCTTTCGCCTACACCCCGAAGGAGCGCACGATTGAAAAGATGGATTTGCAGGCTGCCATCGTCGAGGAGGAGATCGTCGAGATCACCCGCCAGGACCAGAAGCCTCCCGAGCCTCCCAAGCGTGTAGAGGTGAAGGTTATCGCCGACCTGTTGCAGGTCGTTACCAACGACACGAAGATCACCACCGAAGTGGACTTCGCCGAGTTCGACGAGAATACCGAGGTGATCCAGCAGGTCGAGGTGGCCGAAGAGACCATCGAGGACGACCAGCCGTTCCTGATCGCCGAGACCATGCCTTCGTTCCAGGGCGGAGACCTCAATACCTTCCGCAACTGGGTGCAGCAGAACGTGAAGTTCCCGCAGATCGCCCTCGAAAACGGTATCCAGGGTCGTGTGGTTCTCTCGTTCGTGATCGAGAAGGACGGCCGTCTGACCAATATTCAGGTGCTTCAGACGCCCGACCGTTCGCTCTCCGAGGAGGCCATCCGCGTACTGAACAAGTCTCCGAAGTGGAGCCCCGGCAAACAGCGTAACCAGGTGGTTCGCGTGAAGTATACCCTGCCGGTAGACTTCCGCGTACATAACTAA
- the hflX gene encoding GTPase HflX, protein MEDNKLNPQPVAAADCRERAVLVAVIRDNQDPRQTEEFLDELEFLAETADICSVKRFTQRLPQPSSRIYVGPGKLEEIAAYCREHEIDVVIFDDELTPSQTRNIEKEMPCRLLDRTRLILDIFMSRARTAYAKTQVQLANYEYMLPRLSGLWTHLERQRGGTGTRGGAGEREIETDRRIIRNRIAKLKEDLKKIDRQMAVQRSNRGAMVRVALVGYTNVGKSTLMNLISKSEVFAENKLFATLDTTVRKVVFDNLPFLLSDTVGFIRKLPTELIESFKSTLDEVREADLLVHVVDISHPQFEEQIAVVKQTLQEIGAGDKPVYLVFNKVDAYTYIEKEEDDLTPATRENLSLEELKKSWIARANTPCIFLSALAKTNLEKFRSDLYGMVREIHAGRYPFNNFLY, encoded by the coding sequence TTGGAAGATAATAAATTGAATCCCCAGCCTGTCGCCGCGGCCGATTGCCGCGAACGCGCCGTGCTGGTCGCCGTCATCCGCGACAACCAGGACCCGCGCCAGACCGAGGAGTTTCTCGATGAACTGGAGTTTCTGGCCGAGACGGCCGACATCTGTTCGGTGAAACGTTTCACCCAGCGGCTGCCGCAGCCTTCGTCGCGCATCTACGTCGGTCCCGGCAAACTGGAGGAGATCGCCGCGTATTGCCGGGAGCATGAAATCGACGTGGTGATCTTCGACGACGAACTGACTCCCTCGCAGACGCGCAACATCGAAAAGGAGATGCCCTGCCGTCTGCTGGACCGCACGCGTCTGATCCTCGACATCTTCATGTCGCGTGCCCGGACGGCTTACGCCAAGACGCAGGTGCAGCTGGCCAATTACGAATACATGCTGCCCCGGCTGTCGGGTCTATGGACCCACCTCGAACGCCAGAGGGGCGGTACGGGAACCCGCGGCGGCGCCGGAGAGCGCGAAATCGAGACCGACCGCCGCATCATCCGCAACCGCATCGCCAAACTGAAGGAGGACCTCAAGAAGATCGACCGCCAGATGGCCGTGCAGCGTTCGAACCGCGGCGCAATGGTCCGCGTGGCGTTGGTCGGCTATACCAACGTGGGCAAATCGACGCTGATGAACCTGATTTCGAAAAGCGAGGTTTTCGCCGAGAACAAGCTCTTCGCCACGCTCGACACCACGGTCCGCAAGGTGGTTTTCGACAATCTGCCCTTCCTGCTTTCGGACACGGTGGGCTTTATCCGCAAACTGCCCACGGAACTGATCGAGTCGTTCAAATCGACGCTGGACGAGGTTCGCGAAGCCGACCTGCTGGTTCATGTGGTGGACATTTCGCACCCGCAGTTCGAGGAGCAGATCGCCGTGGTGAAGCAGACCCTGCAGGAGATCGGCGCGGGCGACAAACCCGTCTATCTGGTTTTCAACAAGGTCGACGCCTATACTTATATCGAGAAGGAGGAGGACGACCTGACGCCTGCCACGCGCGAGAACCTCTCGCTGGAGGAGCTTAAAAAGAGTTGGATCGCACGGGCCAACACGCCCTGCATCTTCCTCTCGGCGCTGGCGAAGACCAATCTGGAAAAATTCCGCTCGGATCTGTACGGCATGGTGCGCGAGATTCACGCCGGGCGTTATCCGTTCAACAATTTCCTCTACTGA
- the upp gene encoding uracil phosphoribosyltransferase, whose amino-acid sequence MTLHILSQQNTVLNKFIAEIRDKRIQRDSMRFRRNMERIGEITAYEISKAFSYKPCVVETPLGEATVEMIDEQIVVATILRAGLPYHQGFLNYFDDAQNAFVSAYRKSTKDGKFTVKVEYISCGSLEGKTLLLVDPMLATGSSLVLTYNALCEKGGTPAHTHVAAVVASEQGLDYAMKNMPRQTTTIWTAVVDEELTSRSYIVPGIGDAGDLAYGEKI is encoded by the coding sequence ATGACGTTGCATATCCTCTCCCAGCAGAACACCGTTCTCAACAAATTCATCGCAGAAATCCGCGACAAGCGGATTCAGCGGGATTCGATGCGTTTCCGCCGCAACATGGAGCGCATCGGCGAGATCACGGCCTACGAAATATCGAAAGCGTTCAGCTACAAACCGTGCGTTGTCGAGACGCCGCTGGGTGAAGCCACCGTCGAGATGATCGACGAGCAGATCGTGGTGGCGACGATTCTCCGTGCGGGACTTCCCTATCATCAGGGGTTTCTCAACTACTTCGACGACGCCCAGAACGCCTTCGTCTCGGCCTATCGCAAGAGCACCAAGGACGGCAAGTTCACCGTGAAGGTCGAGTACATCTCGTGCGGAAGCCTCGAAGGCAAGACATTGCTGCTGGTCGATCCGATGCTGGCCACCGGATCGTCGCTCGTGCTGACCTACAACGCCTTGTGCGAGAAGGGCGGTACGCCGGCCCATACCCATGTCGCCGCGGTCGTCGCCAGTGAGCAGGGGCTTGACTATGCCATGAAGAACATGCCGCGGCAGACCACCACGATCTGGACGGCCGTCGTCGACGAGGAGCTGACTTCGCGCTCCTACATTGTTCCCGGCATCGGAGATGCGGGAGACCTGGCCTACGGCGAAAAAATATAG
- a CDS encoding LTA synthase family protein has product MRRKFAFLVTVFCATVLAMAVQKPVFMAWYAAEAAGAGFGGWMEVLWHGLTLDMTVAGYVTALPLLAVLLSLWVRIPERVWRGVLTAYFALIAVVTAVIFAVDVALYEHWGFRIDATVLIYLSDPEEAMASVDFWLGVRQTLLAAAYAAPMLWAYCRILRIFDGRPVGWRLALPGSLVVVVLAGFDFLAIRGGLGASVANVSKVYFSPVPFLNHAATNPVFSFLSSLGDRADYAGEYPFFDEETRAAKFDALRGNGPAAGPTERVLDTLRPNVVIVILESFARTVMDAEVDGEPVMPNMQRLKREGVWFENFFANSFRTDRGEVAILSGFPAQTRMSIMKLPAKSRNLPSVARSLAGEGYKTSFAYGGDLNFTNQASYMYATGWQELIWQKDLRFDAPASDWGYDDRLMCDWFADRVIALSESREPFLAGLLTLSSHTPFDVPYAKFDDRVLNAMAFSDDCVGKMIDRLKASPAWENLLVVLVADHGYPYPRTLAYNEPLRHRIPMIWTGGAVARPRVVEDYASQIDIAATLLAQLGVPHDDFDYSKDIFAPTPPRKFAYYAFNDGFGVVDASGEAVWDATGGRAVTETNPELLDVGRTMLQTTYVDIGRR; this is encoded by the coding sequence ATGCGCCGAAAATTCGCTTTCCTCGTTACCGTGTTCTGTGCGACCGTCCTCGCGATGGCCGTGCAGAAACCCGTCTTTATGGCGTGGTATGCCGCAGAGGCGGCCGGGGCGGGTTTCGGGGGCTGGATGGAGGTGCTGTGGCACGGGCTGACGCTCGACATGACCGTCGCGGGTTATGTCACCGCGCTGCCTCTCCTGGCCGTGCTTCTCTCGCTGTGGGTGCGTATCCCGGAACGGGTGTGGCGGGGCGTGCTGACAGCCTATTTTGCGCTGATCGCCGTGGTGACGGCCGTGATCTTCGCCGTCGACGTCGCGCTGTACGAGCATTGGGGGTTCCGCATTGATGCGACGGTGCTGATCTACCTCTCCGATCCCGAGGAGGCGATGGCGAGCGTCGATTTCTGGCTCGGCGTGCGGCAGACGCTGCTGGCCGCCGCGTATGCCGCGCCGATGCTCTGGGCCTACTGTCGCATCCTGCGCATTTTCGACGGACGTCCCGTCGGCTGGCGGCTGGCCCTGCCCGGAAGTCTCGTCGTCGTCGTGCTCGCAGGATTCGACTTCCTGGCGATCCGCGGCGGGCTGGGGGCCTCGGTGGCCAATGTTTCGAAGGTCTATTTCAGCCCCGTGCCGTTTCTGAACCATGCGGCCACGAACCCCGTTTTCTCGTTCCTGTCCAGTCTCGGCGACCGTGCCGACTATGCCGGCGAATACCCCTTCTTCGACGAAGAGACGCGGGCCGCGAAGTTCGACGCCCTGCGGGGCAACGGTCCGGCTGCGGGACCCACGGAGCGGGTGCTCGACACGCTGCGGCCCAATGTGGTGATCGTCATTCTGGAGAGCTTCGCCCGGACGGTGATGGACGCCGAGGTCGACGGAGAACCCGTCATGCCCAACATGCAACGGCTGAAACGCGAGGGCGTCTGGTTCGAGAATTTCTTCGCCAATTCGTTCCGCACCGACCGCGGCGAGGTGGCGATTTTGAGCGGATTCCCGGCGCAGACGCGCATGTCGATTATGAAACTCCCGGCCAAGAGCCGCAACCTGCCCTCGGTGGCGCGTTCGCTCGCGGGAGAGGGGTATAAGACGAGTTTCGCCTACGGCGGCGACCTCAATTTCACCAACCAGGCCTCCTACATGTACGCCACGGGATGGCAGGAGCTGATCTGGCAGAAGGACCTGCGCTTCGACGCCCCGGCTTCGGACTGGGGCTACGACGATCGGCTGATGTGCGACTGGTTCGCCGACCGCGTGATCGCGTTGAGCGAATCCCGCGAGCCGTTTCTCGCGGGACTGCTGACGTTGAGCAGCCATACGCCCTTCGACGTCCCCTATGCGAAGTTCGATGACCGGGTGCTGAACGCAATGGCCTTTTCGGACGACTGCGTGGGGAAGATGATCGACCGTCTGAAGGCTTCGCCCGCGTGGGAAAACCTGCTCGTCGTGCTGGTCGCCGACCACGGCTATCCCTACCCGCGGACGCTGGCCTACAACGAACCGCTGCGCCACCGCATTCCGATGATCTGGACGGGCGGGGCCGTCGCCCGGCCGCGTGTGGTGGAGGACTACGCCTCGCAGATCGACATTGCCGCGACGCTGCTCGCCCAACTGGGCGTTCCGCACGACGATTTCGATTACAGCAAGGACATTTTCGCACCGACCCCCCCCCGTAAGTTCGCCTACTACGCCTTCAACGACGGTTTCGGCGTGGTCGACGCCTCGGGCGAGGCGGTGTGGGACGCGACGGGCGGCCGTGCCGTGACGGAGACGAATCCCGAACTGCTCGACGTGGGGCGCACGATGTTGCAGACGACCTACGTGGATATCGGACGCCGCTGA
- a CDS encoding helix-turn-helix transcriptional regulator, with product MYKNGGYAGDDRMCDLVCDRYAVLQVMSRFGIALGFGDKTIAEVCAESRVDAATFLAVVNMLMNFGNGAELAGEVSVRSLTDYLHNSHGYFLDFRLPAIRRKLIEAVDCALSDVSFAIMRFFDEYAAEVQRHMSYEEQTVFPYVESLLSGEKNTAYSIDIFRRQHDQIDIKLRELKNIIIKYYPSGSSNELNGVLFDIFNCEHELASHNAVEDELFIPAVERLAAAGPRTVKPEPLSAREKEIIVCVVKGMTNKQIADALCISAHTVITHRRNIAAKLQIHSAAGLTIYAIVNKLVELSEIKDTITDPQP from the coding sequence ATGTATAAAAATGGTGGATATGCGGGTGACGACCGGATGTGCGATCTGGTCTGCGACCGCTATGCCGTGTTGCAGGTGATGAGCCGTTTCGGCATTGCGCTGGGATTCGGCGACAAGACCATCGCCGAGGTGTGCGCCGAGAGCAGGGTGGACGCCGCGACGTTCCTCGCCGTGGTGAACATGCTGATGAACTTCGGCAACGGCGCGGAGCTGGCCGGCGAGGTCTCGGTCCGTTCGCTGACCGACTATCTGCACAACTCCCACGGCTATTTCCTGGACTTCCGGCTTCCGGCCATCCGGCGGAAACTGATCGAGGCGGTCGACTGCGCCCTAAGCGACGTTTCGTTCGCCATCATGCGCTTTTTCGACGAGTATGCCGCCGAAGTGCAGCGCCACATGTCCTACGAGGAGCAGACCGTTTTTCCGTATGTCGAGTCGCTGCTCTCGGGCGAGAAGAACACGGCCTATTCGATCGACATCTTCCGCCGCCAGCACGACCAGATTGATATCAAGCTGCGCGAGCTGAAGAATATCATCATCAAATACTACCCTTCGGGCAGCTCGAACGAACTCAACGGCGTGCTGTTCGACATCTTCAACTGCGAGCACGAACTCGCCTCGCACAACGCCGTGGAGGACGAACTCTTCATCCCGGCCGTCGAGCGGCTGGCGGCGGCGGGCCCCCGCACGGTGAAACCCGAGCCGTTGAGCGCCCGTGAAAAGGAGATCATCGTCTGCGTGGTGAAGGGCATGACCAACAAACAGATCGCCGATGCGCTCTGCATCTCGGCCCATACCGTGATCACCCACCGCCGCAACATTGCCGCGAAACTGCAAATTCACTCCGCGGCGGGACTTACGATCTACGCCATCGTCAACAAACTGGTCGAACTCTCCGAAATCAAGGACACCATAACCGATCCGCAGCCATGA
- a CDS encoding cation diffusion facilitator family transporter, producing MTHEHHHHERTVTSLNKAFILGIALNVAFVVVEFAVGLSYGSMGLLSDAGHNLSDVASLLLAMLAFRLAQAQATPRYTYGYKKSTVLISLLNSVILLIAVGVIVAESIGRMLHPAPVEGGAIAWTAGVGVAINGFTAWLFLKDKDRDLNVKGAYLHMAADALVSVGVLVSGLVISWTGWTIVDPVVGLVVAAVIVASVWSLTRDSLRLSLDGVPGEIDVAAIGRKMTDVPGVKAVHHIHVWAISTTENALTAHVMLESLSRMEEVKHDLKDLLNHAGISHATLEFESAAERCDDLHD from the coding sequence ATGACACACGAACACCATCACCACGAGCGCACGGTTACGTCGCTCAACAAGGCCTTCATTCTGGGCATTGCGCTCAACGTGGCTTTCGTCGTCGTCGAATTCGCCGTCGGCCTCTCCTACGGCTCGATGGGCCTGCTGTCCGATGCCGGGCACAACCTTTCCGACGTCGCCAGCCTGCTGCTGGCCATGCTGGCCTTCCGGCTGGCGCAGGCGCAGGCTACGCCCCGCTACACCTACGGCTACAAGAAAAGCACGGTGCTGATCTCACTGTTGAACTCGGTGATCCTGCTGATCGCCGTGGGGGTTATCGTCGCCGAGAGCATCGGCCGCATGCTGCATCCCGCGCCGGTCGAAGGCGGCGCCATCGCCTGGACGGCGGGCGTCGGGGTGGCGATCAACGGCTTCACGGCGTGGCTGTTTCTGAAGGACAAGGACCGTGATCTGAATGTCAAGGGCGCATATCTGCACATGGCCGCCGATGCGCTGGTGTCGGTCGGGGTGCTCGTTTCGGGACTCGTGATCTCGTGGACGGGCTGGACGATCGTCGACCCTGTCGTGGGACTGGTCGTCGCCGCGGTGATCGTGGCGTCGGTCTGGTCGCTGACGCGCGACAGCCTGCGTCTGTCGCTCGACGGCGTTCCCGGGGAGATCGACGTGGCCGCGATCGGGCGGAAGATGACGGACGTTCCGGGCGTGAAGGCCGTCCACCACATCCATGTCTGGGCTATCAGTACGACGGAAAACGCCCTGACGGCCCATGTCATGCTCGAAAGCCTGTCCCGTATGGAGGAGGTGAAACACGATCTGAAAGACCTCCTGAACCATGCCGGAATCTCCCATGCGACGCTCGAATTCGAGTCCGCGGCCGAGCGGTGCGACGACCTGCACGATTGA
- the yidD gene encoding membrane protein insertion efficiency factor YidD, protein MQSAGFWNRSWSIFKQACALPLIGLVKFYQLCISPFTPPSCRFTPTCSQYALEALRKYGPLKGLWLALRRLSKCHPWGGSGYDPVP, encoded by the coding sequence ATGCAGTCCGCAGGATTCTGGAATCGGTCGTGGAGCATCTTTAAACAGGCCTGCGCCCTGCCGCTGATCGGACTGGTGAAGTTCTACCAGCTCTGCATCTCGCCCTTCACGCCCCCGTCGTGCCGGTTCACCCCCACCTGCTCGCAGTATGCGCTCGAGGCGTTGCGCAAATACGGCCCCCTGAAAGGACTGTGGCTCGCCCTGCGGCGGCTGTCGAAGTGCCATCCGTGGGGCGGCAGCGGCTACGACCCCGTGCCGTAG
- a CDS encoding ribonuclease P protein component yields MSAHSLPRTERLRSLGAVRRLFESGESGFIFPFRYVWFAEPDTEQSVEVLFSVPKKFHKRANKRNLVRRRTKEAYRLQKQILHDGRPVNLDLALIYSSKETLPYKTVANAVRRILESVVEHL; encoded by the coding sequence ATGTCCGCACACTCGCTACCCCGCACCGAAAGGCTCCGTTCGCTCGGGGCCGTGCGCCGTCTGTTCGAGAGCGGCGAAAGCGGCTTCATCTTCCCGTTCCGCTACGTGTGGTTCGCGGAGCCTGACACCGAGCAATCGGTCGAGGTGCTCTTTTCCGTCCCCAAAAAGTTCCACAAACGGGCCAACAAACGCAACCTCGTGCGGCGGCGCACGAAGGAGGCCTACCGCCTGCAAAAGCAGATTCTGCACGACGGCCGGCCGGTCAACCTGGACCTGGCGCTGATCTACTCGTCGAAGGAGACGCTGCCTTATAAAACCGTCGCAAATGCAGTCCGCAGGATTCTGGAATCGGTCGTGGAGCATCTTTAA
- a CDS encoding uroporphyrinogen-III synthase produces MSQKHHVEIAYRPFIRVEGVSLKEFRAQRVEILTHTAVIFTSRTTVDSFFHICEEARITVPETMKYICQTEAVALYLQKYIVYRKRKISFADGSFTSLIELIIKHKEEKFLLALSEPHKPELPETLAKLKLSFDPVILARTVAGDLDDVKMADYDLLALYSPSDVKTLIEKFGTDGLPAVAVFGEGTLRAALGAGITVLANAPTPEAPSMVKAIDIYLQKVQKGEEIEPVELVTDARKEEFIRSQQHKLAKKGRTRRPTTESRK; encoded by the coding sequence TTGTCCCAGAAACACCACGTGGAAATCGCCTACCGGCCCTTCATCCGCGTAGAAGGCGTCTCCCTGAAGGAGTTCCGCGCCCAAAGGGTCGAAATACTCACGCACACGGCCGTCATATTCACATCGCGTACGACAGTCGACAGTTTTTTCCATATCTGCGAAGAGGCGCGCATCACCGTGCCCGAAACCATGAAATACATCTGCCAGACGGAGGCCGTAGCGCTCTACCTGCAGAAATACATCGTCTACCGCAAACGCAAGATCTCGTTTGCCGACGGCTCGTTCACGTCGCTCATCGAACTGATCATCAAACACAAGGAGGAGAAATTCCTGCTGGCGTTGAGCGAACCCCACAAACCCGAACTGCCGGAAACGCTCGCCAAGCTCAAACTCTCGTTCGATCCCGTCATCCTGGCCCGCACGGTCGCCGGGGATCTGGACGACGTTAAAATGGCCGACTACGACCTGCTGGCGCTCTATTCGCCCTCGGACGTGAAAACCCTCATCGAGAAGTTCGGAACCGACGGCCTGCCCGCCGTGGCGGTATTCGGCGAAGGCACGCTGCGCGCCGCCCTCGGGGCCGGAATCACCGTGCTGGCCAACGCCCCGACGCCCGAAGCCCCCTCGATGGTCAAGGCCATCGACATCTATCTGCAAAAGGTGCAGAAAGGCGAGGAGATCGAGCCGGTGGAACTGGTTACCGACGCCCGCAAGGAAGAGTTCATCCGCAGCCAGCAGCACAAGCTGGCCAAGAAGGGCCGCACGCGCCGTCCGACCACGGAATCCCGCAAATAA